In Peptococcaceae bacterium, the sequence TCAAAGGGTCCTCAGGTCTAACGCCACCGATGCCGAAGTATTAAAAATGTCTCGCCTGACGACGGCCCTGGCCGGTGTTGTCTGCATAATCCTGGCGTTAATAATGTATGGCAGCGCCAGGGTGCTGGACATCGTTTACTTTGCATATTCCCTGAGGGGTTCCCTTTTTGTGGTTCTGCTCTTTGGGATTTACTGGCGGAAGACCTCATCCCGGGGCGCCATCTGGGCCATGGTATGCACCGGGGTGGTGGGCATATTCTGGGTATCCTACAAAGCCGTGGCTGGACATTTTCCCATTCACCCGGGTTTCAGCGAAACCTACGCAGCCATCCTTGTAGCCGCTGTTTGCACCTTTGTCTTCAGCCACATATTTCCGAAAAAAACGAAATATACGGAGCTGAACAAAAATGATTAAAACCTTCGCCGACATGATCAAAGCAGTAAAACAAAAAGAACCTAAAACCATCGCAGTTGCGGCAGCCCAGGACAAGGGAGTCCTAAGCGCGGTTGACAGCGCCTGCCGGCAAGGCATAATCAAGGCCATCCTGGTTGGGGACAAAAGCGAAACCGAAAGAATAGCCAAGGTCATCGGTCTGGACCTGGCAAAATTTGAGATAATAGATATCCGTGACAAAGAAGAGGCCTGCCTGAAGGCCGTGGAACTGGTGCATAACGGCCAGGCTGCCCTGCCCATGAAAGGCTTTGTGGATACCGAGATGATACTGAAAGCTGTCCTGGACAAAAAGGTCGGGCTGAAAACGGGGAGGCTGTTGAGCCATGTTGGCGTCTTGAGCGTGCCGGGTTACGAGCGGCTGTTTATAATCAGCGATTCTGCCATGACCATTGCTCCCACGCTTTCAGAAAAAGTGGACATCATCAACAATGCCGTGGCGGTGGCCCGGGCTTTGGGGATAGAGGTGCCCAAAGTGGCAGTGATATGCGCCGTGGAAAAAGTCAACCCCAAAA encodes:
- a CDS encoding phosphate butyryltransferase, with the translated sequence MIKTFADMIKAVKQKEPKTIAVAAAQDKGVLSAVDSACRQGIIKAILVGDKSETERIAKVIGLDLAKFEIIDIRDKEEACLKAVELVHNGQAALPMKGFVDTEMILKAVLDKKVGLKTGRLLSHVGVLSVPGYERLFIISDSAMTIAPTLSEKVDIINNAVAVARALGIEVPKVAVICAVEKVNPKMPATIDAEILTQMNERGEITGCLVKGPLALDNAVSPEAAEHKGIRHPVAGRADVLITPDIEAGNILNKSMEYFGYAEKAGIIMGAKVPIILTSRASSDQSKLNSIALGVLVAQ